The Engystomops pustulosus chromosome 1, aEngPut4.maternal, whole genome shotgun sequence genome has a window encoding:
- the RHOF gene encoding rho-related GTP-binding protein RhoF: protein MTQQPNGTVSNGKSHDKGKKEVKIVIVGDGGCGKTSLLMVYAKGSFPEHYAPSVFEKYTTSITIGNKEFCLHLYDTAGQEDYDRLRPLSYQDVNLVLICFDVTNPTSFDNVLIKWFPEVHHFCRGVPIVLIGCKTDLRMDKERLRKLKTSQQEPVTYFQGEATCKSIQAEEYLECSAKFQENVDNVFREATLIALNGMKREQRMRKKKKSCLLL from the exons ATGACACAACAACCCAACGGGACTGTCAGCAATGGCAAGAGCCACGACAAGGGCAAGAAAGAGGTCAAAATCGTCATAGTGGGAGATGGAGGCTGCGGGAAAACTTCTCTACTTATGGTCTATGCCAAGGGCTCCTTCCCTGAG CATTATGCTCCGtctgtttttgaaaaatatactaCAAGCATCACAATTGGAAACAAGGAATTCTGTCTGCATCTGTATGACACAGCAG GACAGGAAGATTATGACAGACTGCGTCCTCTTTCTTATCAAGATGTAAATTTGGTTTTAATTTGTTTTGACGTTACAAATCCCACAAGCTTTGACAATGTTTTAATAAAG TGGTTTCCTGAAGTACATCATTTCTGTAGAGGGGTGCCCATTGTGCTGATTGGATGTAAAACAGATCTGCGTATGGATAAAGAGCGGCTGCGAAAGCTGAAAACCTCGCAGCAGGAACCAGTTACGTATTTCCAG GGTGAAGCAACATGTAAAAGTATACAAGCGGAGGAGTACCTGGAGTGTTCAGCCAAGTTTCAGGAAAATGTAGATAATGTTTTTAGAGAAGCCACGTTAATAGCTCTGAATGGTATGAAGAGGGAACAGAGGatgagaaagaagaagaaaagctGCCTCCTTCTCTAA